GATGACCGGGGCGACGATCACGTCATAATGGCGAACGTCCTTGCTCATTTCAGTCGCGCCTCCAGCGCGTCCACCGCGGCGCGGGTCAACACCAGCTTCTCGCGGCGGAGGATGTCGTAAACATTGACGCCTTCGACGGGCAGAATGTCGATCTTCGGGATATTGCGTGCGGCGAGCACGAAATTGTTCTGCGGCGCGCCGCCAACGATGATGATCGCGTTCTCGAGGCCGGTCTTGGCGAAACTCGATACGAGCAGCTTCGTCTTGGGCTCGGCGAGCTCCGCCGTCTCCCAGACGATGATGCCGCCATCCTTGGCTTTCGCCGACAGAGCATGTTTCAGCGCGAGCTGGCGCACCTTCTTGGTCAGATCATGCGCATGGCTGCGCACCACCGGGCCGAAGGCGCGTCCGCCGCCGCGGAACTGCGGCGCGCGCGCCGAGCCGTGACGGGCGCCGCCGGTGCCCTTCTGCTTGTGCAGCTTCTTGCCCGAGCGCGCGATCTCGGCGCGGTTCTTCACCGCATGGGTGCCGGCGCGCCGCTTGGCGAGCTGCCAGCGGATCATACGGAAGATCAGGTCCTTGCGCGGCTCAAGGCCGAAGACCTCATCGGAAAGCTCGATCGAACCGGCCGCCTGGCCGTCGAACGACGTGACGTCGATCTTCACGGCTCAGTCCTCCTTCTGCGCTTCTTGCGGAGCGGCGTCTAAATTCGCGGCTTCACCCTGTCCGTTGCCGAGGCGGAATTTGCCCGGCTGCGGCGCATCCTTCGGCAGCGCGCGCTTCACCGCGTCGCGCACGAAAATCCAACCGCCGGCCGTTCCCGGCACCGCGCCCTCGACCAGCAGCAGTCCCCGCGCGGGGTCAGTCTGCACCACCCGCAGATTTTGCGTGGTGACGCGGTCGACGCCCATATGGCCGGCCATTTTCTTGTTCTTGAAGGTCTTGCCCGGGTCCTGACGGCCGCCGGTCGAACCGTGCGAACGGTGCGAAACGGAGACGCCGTGGGTCGCGCGCAGACCCCCGAAGCCCCAGCGCTTCATCGGGCCGGCAAAGCCCTTGCCGGTGGAGGTTCCCGTCACGTCGACGAACTGGCCGACGACGAAATGATCCGCCGTGATCTCGGCGCCGATCGGCAGCAACTCTTCCTCTTTCACCCGAAACTCAGCGAGCTTCATCTTCGGCTCCACCGAGGCCGCGGCGAACCGCGTGCGTTCGGCTTTCGAGACATTCTTGACCTTGGCGCGGCCGATGCCGAGTTGAACGGCGGTGTAGCCGTTCTTCTCTTGAGTCCGCTGCGCGACGACCTGGCAGCCGTCGAGCTTCAGGACCGTGACCGGCACATGCTCGCCCGCCTCCGTGAAGATGCGGGTCATTCCGACCTTTTGCGCGATGACGCCCGACCGCATGATCCAATCCTTCGCAAAGCGCGCTCGCATCCTTTAGCGAGCGCCGCCTGAATTCCGTTTAGAGCTTGATCTCGACATCCACGCCGGCGGCGAGATCAAGCTTCATGAGCGCGTCCACCGTTTGCGGGGTGGGATCGACGATATCGAGAACGCGTTTATGCGTTCTGATCTCGAACTGTTCGCGCGACTTCTTGTCGATATGCGGCGAACGGTTCACCGTGAATTTTTCGATGCGCGTCGGAAGCGGAATCGGACCGCGGACCTGAGCGCCCGTGCGCTTGGCCGTCGAGACGATTTCCTTCGTCGACGTGTCGAGAATCCGGTGATCGAACGCCTTAAGGCGAATCCGGATATTTTGACCGTTCATTTTTCCGTCCTTTAGGACCGCGAGCGATTCTGCTCGCCTTCATGCGCCGCGCGCCGTTGCGCGCGACTTCTTTCACAAGAGCGAGCGCTTGGCCCGCGGCCCGGGATTCGCTTTACTCGATGATGCTGGCGACGACGCCAGCTCCAACCGTTCGGCCGCCTTCGCGGATGGCGAAGCGCAGCTTCTCCTCCATGGCGATCGGCACGATCAGCGCGACTTCCATCGTCACATTGTCGCCCGGCATCACCATCTCCACGCCCTCGGGCAAGGTGACGATGCCGGTCACGTCCGTCGTGCGGAAGTAGAACTGCGGACGATAGTTGGTGAAGAACGGCGTATGACGGCCGCCCTCTTCCTTGGTGAGGATATACGCCTCAGCCTTGAACTTCGTATGCGGCTTCACCGAACCCGGCTTGCACAGCACCTGGCCGCGCTCGACGTCCTCGCGCTTCGTGCCGCGCAGCAGGCAGCCGACATTGTCGCCCGCCTCGCCCTGGTCGAGCAGCTTGCGGAACATCTCGACGCCCGTCACCGTCGACTTCGTCGTCGGACGGATGCCGACGATCTCGACTTCCTCGCCCACCTTGATCACGCCGCGCTCGATGCGCCCCGTCACCACCGTGCCGCGGCCCGAAATCGAGAACACGTCCTCGACCGGCATCAGGAACGGCTGATCCTTCGGACGCTCCGGCTGCGGGATGTAGGCGTCGACCGTCTCCATCAGCTTCAGGATCGCGTCATGGCCGATCTCGGGGTTCTTGCCCTCGAGCGCGCACAGCGCCGAACCCTTGGTGATCGGAATGTCGTCGCCAGGGAATTCATATTTGCTGAGCAGCTCGCGCACTTCGAGCTCGACGAGCTCCAGAAGCTCCGGATCGTCGACCATGTCGACCTTGTTGAGGAATACGACGAGCGCCGGCACGCCGACCTGGCGGGCCAAGAGGATATGCTCGCGGGTCTGCGGCATCGGGCCGTCGGCGGCCGAGACCACCAGGATCGCGCCGTCCATCTGCGCCGCGCCGGTGATCATGTTCTTCACATAGTCGGCGTGGCCGGGGCAATCGACATGGGCGTAATGGCGGTTCTTCGTCTCATATTCGACATGCGCCGTCGAAATCGTGATGCCGCGCGCCTTCTCTTCCGGCGCCTTGTCGATCTGATCATAGGCCGTAAAGGTCGCGCCGCCCGTCTCCGCCAGAACCTTGGTGATCGCCGCCGTCAAAGACGTCTTGCCATGGTCGACGTGCCCAATCGTCCCAATGTTGCAGTGCGGCTTCGTGCGTGAAAACTTTTCCTTGGCCATCGCCGTGCTCCTTTGAAGAGTACCTGTCGCCCCGTCGCGTTCGAGATCAGGCGTATTTCGCCTGGACCTTCTTCGACTCCGCTTCGGGGACTTGTTCGTAGTGATCGAA
Above is a genomic segment from Methylocystis rosea containing:
- the rplD gene encoding 50S ribosomal protein L4, translated to MKIDVTSFDGQAAGSIELSDEVFGLEPRKDLIFRMIRWQLAKRRAGTHAVKNRAEIARSGKKLHKQKGTGGARHGSARAPQFRGGGRAFGPVVRSHAHDLTKKVRQLALKHALSAKAKDGGIIVWETAELAEPKTKLLVSSFAKTGLENAIIIVGGAPQNNFVLAARNIPKIDILPVEGVNVYDILRREKLVLTRAAVDALEARLK
- the rplC gene encoding 50S ribosomal protein L3, whose protein sequence is MRSGVIAQKVGMTRIFTEAGEHVPVTVLKLDGCQVVAQRTQEKNGYTAVQLGIGRAKVKNVSKAERTRFAAASVEPKMKLAEFRVKEEELLPIGAEITADHFVVGQFVDVTGTSTGKGFAGPMKRWGFGGLRATHGVSVSHRSHGSTGGRQDPGKTFKNKKMAGHMGVDRVTTQNLRVVQTDPARGLLLVEGAVPGTAGGWIFVRDAVKRALPKDAPQPGKFRLGNGQGEAANLDAAPQEAQKED
- the rpsJ gene encoding 30S ribosomal protein S10, producing the protein MNGQNIRIRLKAFDHRILDTSTKEIVSTAKRTGAQVRGPIPLPTRIEKFTVNRSPHIDKKSREQFEIRTHKRVLDIVDPTPQTVDALMKLDLAAGVDVEIKL
- the tuf gene encoding elongation factor Tu, which produces MAKEKFSRTKPHCNIGTIGHVDHGKTSLTAAITKVLAETGGATFTAYDQIDKAPEEKARGITISTAHVEYETKNRHYAHVDCPGHADYVKNMITGAAQMDGAILVVSAADGPMPQTREHILLARQVGVPALVVFLNKVDMVDDPELLELVELEVRELLSKYEFPGDDIPITKGSALCALEGKNPEIGHDAILKLMETVDAYIPQPERPKDQPFLMPVEDVFSISGRGTVVTGRIERGVIKVGEEVEIVGIRPTTKSTVTGVEMFRKLLDQGEAGDNVGCLLRGTKREDVERGQVLCKPGSVKPHTKFKAEAYILTKEEGGRHTPFFTNYRPQFYFRTTDVTGIVTLPEGVEMVMPGDNVTMEVALIVPIAMEEKLRFAIREGGRTVGAGVVASIIE